A window of the Ostrea edulis chromosome 1, xbOstEdul1.1, whole genome shotgun sequence genome harbors these coding sequences:
- the LOC130051933 gene encoding uncharacterized protein LOC130051933 has protein sequence MPGRKRKQNATTAPVRQRQVRPRHENNSRWNLNEPENWSTSELFNKLREANIILPSNLKKAQLVQIFKDNVLNKDRSDSTDDSREIQVQDREVNVQYGELNLLPASSINNPENEAGRMSTNDPFLRHQDEAGRKQVDLSNAVQNIQRSVEHLANEISTLKRRGVSNQDNEPSGSGNFTIDAPTPRISSDSVPHIETVSSNLRNQIMQGKDVNLALLLMPHEIEENSLHDSDGRFIVIKNNTDPRLQRNLTLSEFIVAFTKYRNILCEFFPERRSELDAYLRDIIEMASTTKGSAFYDYHKAFSARASTLLQQRNIRIDWAIRDTKLFTTIFAGQTINRCEMCNSVTHSSHFCPRIKHNTLQSQSSASQQNPQTSSLCDVQGRPRIKHKGKEICNNFNSVTGCQRKACNLVHICSECKFNNHAAPTCNKLKAKQSITSEKA, from the coding sequence ATGCCAGGAAGGAAACGAAAACAAAACGCTACAACAGCGCCAGTTAGGCAGAGACAAGTCAGACCCCGTCACGAAAACAATTCGCGATGGAATTTGAACGAGCCTGAAAATTGGTCTACTTCAGAATTGTTTAATAAACTGAGAGAAGCCAATATAATCTTGCCATCAAATTTGAAGAAAGCTCAACTCGTGCAAATATTTAAGGACAATGTTCTGAATAAAGACAGAAGTGACTCAACGGACGATTCAAGGGAAATTCAGGTTCAGGACCGAGAGGTAAATGTTCAATATGGCGAATTGAATTTACTTCCGGCATCTTCAATTAACAATCCCGAGAACGAGGCTGGGCGGATGTCAACAAATGATCCATTCCTTAGGCACCAAGACGAGGCTGGGCGGAAGCAGGTAGACCTGTCAAATGCTGTCCAAAACATACAACGATCAGTTGAGCATCTCGCAAATGAGATTAGCACACTCAAGCGCCGCGGCGTTTCCAACCAGGACAATGAGCCCTCAGGATCAGGAAATTTCACAATTGACGCACCTACGCCAAGAATATCTTCCGACTCCGTCCCTCATATAGAAACGGTATCGTCAAATCTGCGAAACCAGATCATGCAAGGTAAGGATGTCAACTTGGCTCTACTTCTTATGCCTCACGAAATTGAGGAGAATAGTCTACATGACAGCGATGGGCGCTTCATCGTAATTAAAAACAACACTGACCCCAGATTACAAAGAAATCTGACTTTAAGCGAGTTTATAGTGGCATTCACTAAGTATCGGAACATCCTATGCGAATTCTTTCCAGAGAGAAGGTCCGAGTTAGATGCATACTTAAGGGATATCATTGAAATGGCATCCACCACTAAGGGGTCGGCTTTTTACGATTACCACAAAGCATTTTCAGCAAGGGCCAGTACACTTCTACAACAGAGAAACATCAGAATTGATTGGGCTATTAGAGACACAAAACTATTTACAACCATATTTGCCGGACAGACTATTAATCGTTGTGAAATGTGCAATAGTGTCACACATTCGTCCCACTTCTGCCCCAGAATTAAACACAACACCTTGCAATCCCAGTCAAGCGCATCACAACAAAATCCGCAAACATCTAGTCTGTGTGATGTTCAGGGCAGGCCTAGGATTAAACATAAGGGCAAAGAAATTTGCAACAATTTTAACAGTGTGACAGGGTGTCAGAGGAAAGCGTGCAACTTAGTCCACATATGTTCAGAATGCAAATTCAACAACCACGCAGCACCCACGTGCAACAAACTGAAAGCCAAGCAAAGTATCACCAGTGAAAAGGCGTGA